From the Cryptomeria japonica chromosome 2, Sugi_1.0, whole genome shotgun sequence genome, one window contains:
- the LOC131052320 gene encoding disease resistance protein RUN1 isoform X1 has product MSLSKWSSADSCTNKKYYHDVFLSFRGEDTRGFAVQLHSALVKVGIATFLDSKSLEKGEYISPSLKRGISSSRIGIPIFSKRFADSKWCLKEVGFMEECGKRIIPLFHNVSPSDVRNPDGGIYAKDFEEHESLKTFKPEEITKLKSALQRIGRIPGWSLDQISGEEILIKEVLEKIVNILLSEKGCPDIPTCFGLDWQVKHLLRLLNRADRQKEVVKVGIHGMGGMGKTTLAKVVYNRLLYSRFGLHYFVLRVGERCDEKNGLVKMQTQMLEDISPFRGEIDHVDRGKALLQHFLKGKKILLLLDDIQSSEQLEALGGNFTDLGEGSCLLITTQNQQILKLAKVDETHEVRGLPQEHAMELFKFHALPNPCCLDRELQTLGNTIVSACEGLPLALQLLGKTLAGVADRNVWKGMADKLKCEPNMQKILRASYDTLDSFEKEMFLDTACFLTGTDKEIATIFWAELYRSCHASLRNLLQKSLVNLGPGNELLIHGCLKDLARNLANEMNSQPRKRTRLFDQDAVQDVLHRPLEKAKKVCYLGYEPKERKTMEADMFIQLYNLRLLWLSDVVIKGHFPEACYFDELRWLRLTRCSSRRLPPGMNLNKLVILEVICSQITHLCDEKAEEHPNIQHGKLKVLNLSGCVSLEELPATLIYTQLQILDLHNCHSLRSLPITVGTQLRILDLHNCHSLRSLPDTVGSFRSLVSLNMKGSGVSCLPEDFDMLSSLEELDLSWCKNLHNLPANFGNLTRLERLEIHHNPKLRELPDTIGGLKALAYLDAGYCQLCDDGLPDGTFELSSLRVIHLEQNGFCSLPSGLEKLSALWELHLDGCSKLSNLPAVPSSLEMLYARDCARLDNLPCLSGLTSLIRLDVSKSRHLVTLAGLDSLQGLTTLRLMGCQNMSTDTLANCFQGLKSLESVFFGGPGVSRFQLQSFYDSLQYLQAISFQTQCLISSQVIKPTWHHAEANGQKGEKDNCLELCADQNEIKYCAGYIVCCLSLGQVFNQEGTNRLCCGINRKHDLGPRKVIHPDIGYGGEDVLEIRVVRVESNLNFKWLRMGDRLTVNACSDHQQWKACFKFLMYEEADATYPPAEEEWIPTKITFGV; this is encoded by the exons ATGTCCCTCTCTAAGTGGTCTTCAGCCGACTCCTGTACTAACAAAAAATATTATCATGATGTTTTCTTGAGCTTTCGTGGCGAGGACACTAGAGGTTTTGCTGTTCAATTACATTCTGCTCTTGTTAAAGTGGGCATTGCTACCTTCTTAGACAGTAAAAGCTTGGAGAAGGGTGAATATATCTCCCCTTCTTTGAAGCGAGGCATTTCGTCAAGTAGAATCGGTATTCCTATTTTCTCCAAAAGATTCGCAGATTCGAAATGGTGCCTGAAGGAAGTAGGGTTTATGGAAGAGTGTGGGAAAAGAATCATACCTCTGTTTCACAACGTTTCTCCTTCGGACGTTCGTAACCCGGATGGAGGCATATATGCAAAAGACTTCGAGGAACATGAAAGTCTGAAAACCTTCAAGCCTGAAGAAATCACTAAATTGAAAAGCGCATTACAGCGTATTGGCCGTATACCTGGCTGGTCACTCGATCAAATTTCCGG GGAGGAAATTTTGATTAAAGAAGTTCTGGAGAAAATTGTGAACATCTTACTTTCAGAGAAGGGCTGTCCGGACATTCCAACATGCTTTGGTTTAGACTGGCAAGTGAAGCACCTCTTGAGATTACTAAACAGAGCAGATCGTCAGAAGGAGGTTGTGAAAGTGGGTATACATGGGATGGGCGGGATGGGCAAAACAACCCTCGCCAAGGTTGTTTACAATCGACTCCTGTACTCTCGGTTTGGATTGCATTATTTTGTACTGCGTGTTGGTGAAAGATGTGACGAAAAAAATGGGCTTGTAAAGATGCAGACCCAGATGCTCGAAGATATCTCACCATTCAGAGGCGAAATAGATCATGTTGATAGAGGTAAAGCTCTCTTGCAACACTTTCTCAAGGGTAAGAAAATTCTCCTCCTGCTGGATGATATTCAAAGTTCCGAGCAGCTAGAAGCTCTGGGGGGGAATTTCACTGACTTAGGGGAAGGTAGTTGTTTGCTTATTACAACGCAGAATCAACAAATTCTAAAATTGGCCAAAGTTGACGAAACTCACGAGGTGAGGGGGCTTCCTCAAGAACATGCCATGGAGTTATTCAAATTCCATGCGTTGCCTAACCCCTGTTGTCTAGATCGAGAGTTACAAACCCTAGGCAACACTATAGTTAGTGCCTGTGAAGGCCTTCCTCTTGCCCTCCAACTTCTTGGGAAAACCCTGGCTGGTGTGGCCGATAGAAATGTTTGGAAAGGCATGGCAGACAAGTTAAAGTGTGAGCCCAATATGCAAAAGATACTTAGAGCCTCCTACGATACCCTTGATTCCTTTGAGAAGGAAATGTTTCTGGATACTGCTTGTTTTCTTACAGGGACAGACAAAGAAATTGCTACGATCTTTTGGGCAGAACTGTATCGGAGTTGTCACGCTTCTCTCAGAAATCTCTTGCAAaagtccttggtaaacttgggccCTGGTAATGAATTGTTGATCCATGGCTGCCTCAAAGACTTGGCAAGAAATTTGGCAAATGAAATGAATTCCCAGCCCCGCAAACGAACAAGACTATTCGATCAGGACGCAGTGCAGGATGTTTTACATCGACCCTTG GAGAAGGCCAAGAAGGTGTGTTATCTTGGCTACGAGCCCAAGGAGAGGAAGACAATGGAGGCAGACATGTTCATCCAACTGTACAACTTGAGACTGCTCTGGCTTTCAGATGTTGTGATAAAGGGACACTTTCCTGAGGCATGCTACTTTGACGAATTGAGATGGCTAAGATTGACGAGATGTTCATCAAGACGGCTACCTCCGGGAATGAACCTCAACAAGCTTGTTATTCTGGAGGTGATTTGTAGCCAGATAACTCATCTCTGCGACGAAAAAGCAGAAGAACACCCAAAC ATACAACATGGAAAACTTAAAGTGCTTAATTTGAGTGGATGCGTATCCCTAGAGGAACTTCCTGCTACTCTAATCTATACCCAGTTGCAGATCCTGGACTTGCATAATTGTCATTCGCTCAGAAGTCTGCCCATTACGGTGGGAACCCAGTTGCGGATCCTGGACTTGCATAATTGTCATTCACTCAGAAGCCTCCCCGATACGGTGGGAAGCTTCCGTAGCTTAGTTTCTCTCAACATGAAAGGCTCTGGTGTTTCTTGTTTGCCTGAGGATTTCGATATGCTTTCAAGTCTGGAAGAATTGGATCTGTCTTGGTGTAAGAATTTGCACAATCTTCCAGCTAATTTTGGCAATCTGACTCGGTTGGAAAGATTAGAAATTCATCACAATCCTAAGCTTAGAGAGCTACCAGATACCATTGGCGGCCTAAAAGCTTTGGCGTATCTGGATGCCGGCTACTGCCAACTGTGTGATGATGGACTCCCAGACGGAACATTCGAATTGTCTTCATTAAGAGTAATCCATCTCGAGCAAAACGGATTTTGCAGTCTCCCGAGCGGCTTAGAAAAGTTAAGTGCACTTTGGGAGCTGCATTTGGATGGGTGCAGCAAGCTTTCCAACTTGCCAGCGGTCCCGTCATCTTTGGAGATGCTCTACGCCCGCGACTGCGCTCGTCTCGACAATTTACCCTGCTTGTCCGGATTGACGAGTCTCATTCGATTAGACGTCAGCAAATCACGTCATCTGGTGACGCTAGCCGGGTTAGATTCTTTGCAAGGATTAACCACGTTAAGGTTAATGGGGTGTCAGAATATGTCCACCGACACACTGGCAAACTGTTTCCAGGGTCTCAAATCTTTGGAGAGTGTTTTCTTTGGCGGGCCTGGCGTCTCCAGATTTCAACTCCAATCTTTCTATGATTCCCTCCAG TATTTGCAGGCCATCTCTTTCCAAACCCAATGTCTAATTTCAAGTCAAGTGATCAAACCAACCTGGCATCATGCCGAAGCAAATGGACAGAAAGGGGAGAAAGACAATTGTCTTGAATTATGTGCAGATCAGAATGAGATTAAATATTGTGCAGGATATATTGTCTGTTGCCTTTCCCTGGGCCAAGTCTTTAATCAGGAAGGTACGAACAGACTGTGCTGCGGAATTAACAGGAAGCACGATTTAGGGCCACGCAAAGTGATCCATCCAGACATAGGTTATGGAGGGGAAGATGTGTTGGAAATACGCGTTGTTCGAGTAGAGAGTAATTTAAACTTCAAATGGCTGAGAATGGGAGATAGACTGACCGTGAATGCATGTTCTGATCATCAGCAatggaaggcatgtttcaaatttttgatgtacGAAGAAGCTGATGCAACTTATCCTCCTGCAGAAGAAGAATGGATCCCTACTAAAATAACATTTGGTGTGTGA
- the LOC131052320 gene encoding disease resistance protein RUN1 isoform X3, with the protein MSLSKWSSADSCTNKKYYHDVFLSFRGEDTRGFAVQLHSALVKVGIATFLDSKSLEKGEYISPSLKRGISSSRIGIPIFSKRFADSKWCLKEVGFMEECGKRIIPLFHNVSPSDVRNPDGGIYAKDFEEHESLKTFKPEEITKLKSALQRIGRIPGWSLDQISGEEILIKEVLEKIVNILLSEKGCPDIPTCFGLDWQVKHLLRLLNRADRQKEVVKVGIHGMGGMGKTTLAKVVYNRLLYSRFGLHYFVLRVGERCDEKNGLVKMQTQMLEDISPFRGEIDHVDRGKALLQHFLKGKKILLLLDDIQSSEQLEALGGNFTDLGEGSCLLITTQNQQILKLAKVDETHEVRGLPQEHAMELFKFHALPNPCCLDRELQTLGNTIVSACEGLPLALQLLGKTLAGVADRNVWKGMADKLKCEPNMQKILRASYDTLDSFEKEMFLDTACFLTGTDKEIATIFWAELYRSCHASLRNLLQKSLVNLGPGNELLIHGCLKDLARNLANEMNSQPRKRTRLFDQDAVQDVLHRPLEKAKKVCYLGYEPKERKTMEADMFIQLYNLRLLWLSDVVIKGHFPEACYFDELRWLRLTRCSSRRLPPGMNLNKLVILEVICSQITHLCDEKAEEHPNIQHGKLKVLNLSGCVSLEELPATLIYTQLQILDLHNCHSLRSLPITVGTQLRILDLHNCHSLRSLPDTVGSFRSLVSLNMKGSGVSCLPEDFDMLSSLEELDLSWCKNLHNLPANFGNLTRLERLEIHHNPKLRELPDTIGGLKALAYLDAGYCQLCDDGLPDGTFELSSLRVIHLEQNGFCSLPSGLEKLSALWELHLDGCSKLSNLPAVPSSLEMLYARDCARLDNLPCLSGLTSLIRLDVSKSRHLVTLAGLDSLQGLTTLRLMGCQNMSTDTLANCFQGLKSLESVFFGGPGVSRFQLQSFYDSLQAISFQTQCLISSQVIKPTWHHAEANGQKGEKDNCLELCADQNEIKYCAGYIVCCLSLGQVFNQEGTNRLCCGINRKHDLGPRKVIHPDIGYGGEDVLEIRVVRVESNLNFKWLRMGDRLTVNACSDHQQWKACFKFLMYEEADATYPPAEEEWIPTKITFGV; encoded by the exons ATGTCCCTCTCTAAGTGGTCTTCAGCCGACTCCTGTACTAACAAAAAATATTATCATGATGTTTTCTTGAGCTTTCGTGGCGAGGACACTAGAGGTTTTGCTGTTCAATTACATTCTGCTCTTGTTAAAGTGGGCATTGCTACCTTCTTAGACAGTAAAAGCTTGGAGAAGGGTGAATATATCTCCCCTTCTTTGAAGCGAGGCATTTCGTCAAGTAGAATCGGTATTCCTATTTTCTCCAAAAGATTCGCAGATTCGAAATGGTGCCTGAAGGAAGTAGGGTTTATGGAAGAGTGTGGGAAAAGAATCATACCTCTGTTTCACAACGTTTCTCCTTCGGACGTTCGTAACCCGGATGGAGGCATATATGCAAAAGACTTCGAGGAACATGAAAGTCTGAAAACCTTCAAGCCTGAAGAAATCACTAAATTGAAAAGCGCATTACAGCGTATTGGCCGTATACCTGGCTGGTCACTCGATCAAATTTCCGG GGAGGAAATTTTGATTAAAGAAGTTCTGGAGAAAATTGTGAACATCTTACTTTCAGAGAAGGGCTGTCCGGACATTCCAACATGCTTTGGTTTAGACTGGCAAGTGAAGCACCTCTTGAGATTACTAAACAGAGCAGATCGTCAGAAGGAGGTTGTGAAAGTGGGTATACATGGGATGGGCGGGATGGGCAAAACAACCCTCGCCAAGGTTGTTTACAATCGACTCCTGTACTCTCGGTTTGGATTGCATTATTTTGTACTGCGTGTTGGTGAAAGATGTGACGAAAAAAATGGGCTTGTAAAGATGCAGACCCAGATGCTCGAAGATATCTCACCATTCAGAGGCGAAATAGATCATGTTGATAGAGGTAAAGCTCTCTTGCAACACTTTCTCAAGGGTAAGAAAATTCTCCTCCTGCTGGATGATATTCAAAGTTCCGAGCAGCTAGAAGCTCTGGGGGGGAATTTCACTGACTTAGGGGAAGGTAGTTGTTTGCTTATTACAACGCAGAATCAACAAATTCTAAAATTGGCCAAAGTTGACGAAACTCACGAGGTGAGGGGGCTTCCTCAAGAACATGCCATGGAGTTATTCAAATTCCATGCGTTGCCTAACCCCTGTTGTCTAGATCGAGAGTTACAAACCCTAGGCAACACTATAGTTAGTGCCTGTGAAGGCCTTCCTCTTGCCCTCCAACTTCTTGGGAAAACCCTGGCTGGTGTGGCCGATAGAAATGTTTGGAAAGGCATGGCAGACAAGTTAAAGTGTGAGCCCAATATGCAAAAGATACTTAGAGCCTCCTACGATACCCTTGATTCCTTTGAGAAGGAAATGTTTCTGGATACTGCTTGTTTTCTTACAGGGACAGACAAAGAAATTGCTACGATCTTTTGGGCAGAACTGTATCGGAGTTGTCACGCTTCTCTCAGAAATCTCTTGCAAaagtccttggtaaacttgggccCTGGTAATGAATTGTTGATCCATGGCTGCCTCAAAGACTTGGCAAGAAATTTGGCAAATGAAATGAATTCCCAGCCCCGCAAACGAACAAGACTATTCGATCAGGACGCAGTGCAGGATGTTTTACATCGACCCTTG GAGAAGGCCAAGAAGGTGTGTTATCTTGGCTACGAGCCCAAGGAGAGGAAGACAATGGAGGCAGACATGTTCATCCAACTGTACAACTTGAGACTGCTCTGGCTTTCAGATGTTGTGATAAAGGGACACTTTCCTGAGGCATGCTACTTTGACGAATTGAGATGGCTAAGATTGACGAGATGTTCATCAAGACGGCTACCTCCGGGAATGAACCTCAACAAGCTTGTTATTCTGGAGGTGATTTGTAGCCAGATAACTCATCTCTGCGACGAAAAAGCAGAAGAACACCCAAAC ATACAACATGGAAAACTTAAAGTGCTTAATTTGAGTGGATGCGTATCCCTAGAGGAACTTCCTGCTACTCTAATCTATACCCAGTTGCAGATCCTGGACTTGCATAATTGTCATTCGCTCAGAAGTCTGCCCATTACGGTGGGAACCCAGTTGCGGATCCTGGACTTGCATAATTGTCATTCACTCAGAAGCCTCCCCGATACGGTGGGAAGCTTCCGTAGCTTAGTTTCTCTCAACATGAAAGGCTCTGGTGTTTCTTGTTTGCCTGAGGATTTCGATATGCTTTCAAGTCTGGAAGAATTGGATCTGTCTTGGTGTAAGAATTTGCACAATCTTCCAGCTAATTTTGGCAATCTGACTCGGTTGGAAAGATTAGAAATTCATCACAATCCTAAGCTTAGAGAGCTACCAGATACCATTGGCGGCCTAAAAGCTTTGGCGTATCTGGATGCCGGCTACTGCCAACTGTGTGATGATGGACTCCCAGACGGAACATTCGAATTGTCTTCATTAAGAGTAATCCATCTCGAGCAAAACGGATTTTGCAGTCTCCCGAGCGGCTTAGAAAAGTTAAGTGCACTTTGGGAGCTGCATTTGGATGGGTGCAGCAAGCTTTCCAACTTGCCAGCGGTCCCGTCATCTTTGGAGATGCTCTACGCCCGCGACTGCGCTCGTCTCGACAATTTACCCTGCTTGTCCGGATTGACGAGTCTCATTCGATTAGACGTCAGCAAATCACGTCATCTGGTGACGCTAGCCGGGTTAGATTCTTTGCAAGGATTAACCACGTTAAGGTTAATGGGGTGTCAGAATATGTCCACCGACACACTGGCAAACTGTTTCCAGGGTCTCAAATCTTTGGAGAGTGTTTTCTTTGGCGGGCCTGGCGTCTCCAGATTTCAACTCCAATCTTTCTATGATTCCCTCCAG GCCATCTCTTTCCAAACCCAATGTCTAATTTCAAGTCAAGTGATCAAACCAACCTGGCATCATGCCGAAGCAAATGGACAGAAAGGGGAGAAAGACAATTGTCTTGAATTATGTGCAGATCAGAATGAGATTAAATATTGTGCAGGATATATTGTCTGTTGCCTTTCCCTGGGCCAAGTCTTTAATCAGGAAGGTACGAACAGACTGTGCTGCGGAATTAACAGGAAGCACGATTTAGGGCCACGCAAAGTGATCCATCCAGACATAGGTTATGGAGGGGAAGATGTGTTGGAAATACGCGTTGTTCGAGTAGAGAGTAATTTAAACTTCAAATGGCTGAGAATGGGAGATAGACTGACCGTGAATGCATGTTCTGATCATCAGCAatggaaggcatgtttcaaatttttgatgtacGAAGAAGCTGATGCAACTTATCCTCCTGCAGAAGAAGAATGGATCCCTACTAAAATAACATTTGGTGTGTGA
- the LOC131052320 gene encoding disease resistance protein RUN1 isoform X2, with protein MSLSKWSSADSCTNKKYYHDVFLSFRGEDTRGFAVQLHSALVKVGIATFLDSKSLEKGEYISPSLKRGISSSRIGIPIFSKRFADSKWCLKEVGFMEECGKRIIPLFHNVSPSDVRNPDGGIYAKDFEEHESLKTFKPEEITKLKSALQRIGRIPGWSLDQISGEEILIKEVLEKIVNILLSEKGCPDIPTCFGLDWQVKHLLRLLNRADRQKEVVKVGIHGMGGMGKTTLAKVVYNRLLYSRFGLHYFVLRVGERCDEKNGLVKMQTQMLEDISPFRGEIDHVDRGKALLQHFLKGKKILLLLDDIQSSEQLEALGGNFTDLGEGSCLLITTQNQQILKLAKVDETHEVRGLPQEHAMELFKFHALPNPCCLDRELQTLGNTIVSACEGLPLALQLLGKTLAGVADRNVWKGMADKLKCEPNMQKILRASYDTLDSFEKEMFLDTACFLTGTDKEIATIFWAELYRSCHASLRNLLQKSLVNLGPGNELLIHGCLKDLARNLANEMNSQPRKRTRLFDQDAVQDVLHRPLKAKKVCYLGYEPKERKTMEADMFIQLYNLRLLWLSDVVIKGHFPEACYFDELRWLRLTRCSSRRLPPGMNLNKLVILEVICSQITHLCDEKAEEHPNIQHGKLKVLNLSGCVSLEELPATLIYTQLQILDLHNCHSLRSLPITVGTQLRILDLHNCHSLRSLPDTVGSFRSLVSLNMKGSGVSCLPEDFDMLSSLEELDLSWCKNLHNLPANFGNLTRLERLEIHHNPKLRELPDTIGGLKALAYLDAGYCQLCDDGLPDGTFELSSLRVIHLEQNGFCSLPSGLEKLSALWELHLDGCSKLSNLPAVPSSLEMLYARDCARLDNLPCLSGLTSLIRLDVSKSRHLVTLAGLDSLQGLTTLRLMGCQNMSTDTLANCFQGLKSLESVFFGGPGVSRFQLQSFYDSLQYLQAISFQTQCLISSQVIKPTWHHAEANGQKGEKDNCLELCADQNEIKYCAGYIVCCLSLGQVFNQEGTNRLCCGINRKHDLGPRKVIHPDIGYGGEDVLEIRVVRVESNLNFKWLRMGDRLTVNACSDHQQWKACFKFLMYEEADATYPPAEEEWIPTKITFGV; from the exons ATGTCCCTCTCTAAGTGGTCTTCAGCCGACTCCTGTACTAACAAAAAATATTATCATGATGTTTTCTTGAGCTTTCGTGGCGAGGACACTAGAGGTTTTGCTGTTCAATTACATTCTGCTCTTGTTAAAGTGGGCATTGCTACCTTCTTAGACAGTAAAAGCTTGGAGAAGGGTGAATATATCTCCCCTTCTTTGAAGCGAGGCATTTCGTCAAGTAGAATCGGTATTCCTATTTTCTCCAAAAGATTCGCAGATTCGAAATGGTGCCTGAAGGAAGTAGGGTTTATGGAAGAGTGTGGGAAAAGAATCATACCTCTGTTTCACAACGTTTCTCCTTCGGACGTTCGTAACCCGGATGGAGGCATATATGCAAAAGACTTCGAGGAACATGAAAGTCTGAAAACCTTCAAGCCTGAAGAAATCACTAAATTGAAAAGCGCATTACAGCGTATTGGCCGTATACCTGGCTGGTCACTCGATCAAATTTCCGG GGAGGAAATTTTGATTAAAGAAGTTCTGGAGAAAATTGTGAACATCTTACTTTCAGAGAAGGGCTGTCCGGACATTCCAACATGCTTTGGTTTAGACTGGCAAGTGAAGCACCTCTTGAGATTACTAAACAGAGCAGATCGTCAGAAGGAGGTTGTGAAAGTGGGTATACATGGGATGGGCGGGATGGGCAAAACAACCCTCGCCAAGGTTGTTTACAATCGACTCCTGTACTCTCGGTTTGGATTGCATTATTTTGTACTGCGTGTTGGTGAAAGATGTGACGAAAAAAATGGGCTTGTAAAGATGCAGACCCAGATGCTCGAAGATATCTCACCATTCAGAGGCGAAATAGATCATGTTGATAGAGGTAAAGCTCTCTTGCAACACTTTCTCAAGGGTAAGAAAATTCTCCTCCTGCTGGATGATATTCAAAGTTCCGAGCAGCTAGAAGCTCTGGGGGGGAATTTCACTGACTTAGGGGAAGGTAGTTGTTTGCTTATTACAACGCAGAATCAACAAATTCTAAAATTGGCCAAAGTTGACGAAACTCACGAGGTGAGGGGGCTTCCTCAAGAACATGCCATGGAGTTATTCAAATTCCATGCGTTGCCTAACCCCTGTTGTCTAGATCGAGAGTTACAAACCCTAGGCAACACTATAGTTAGTGCCTGTGAAGGCCTTCCTCTTGCCCTCCAACTTCTTGGGAAAACCCTGGCTGGTGTGGCCGATAGAAATGTTTGGAAAGGCATGGCAGACAAGTTAAAGTGTGAGCCCAATATGCAAAAGATACTTAGAGCCTCCTACGATACCCTTGATTCCTTTGAGAAGGAAATGTTTCTGGATACTGCTTGTTTTCTTACAGGGACAGACAAAGAAATTGCTACGATCTTTTGGGCAGAACTGTATCGGAGTTGTCACGCTTCTCTCAGAAATCTCTTGCAAaagtccttggtaaacttgggccCTGGTAATGAATTGTTGATCCATGGCTGCCTCAAAGACTTGGCAAGAAATTTGGCAAATGAAATGAATTCCCAGCCCCGCAAACGAACAAGACTATTCGATCAGGACGCAGTGCAGGATGTTTTACATCGACCCTTG AAGGCCAAGAAGGTGTGTTATCTTGGCTACGAGCCCAAGGAGAGGAAGACAATGGAGGCAGACATGTTCATCCAACTGTACAACTTGAGACTGCTCTGGCTTTCAGATGTTGTGATAAAGGGACACTTTCCTGAGGCATGCTACTTTGACGAATTGAGATGGCTAAGATTGACGAGATGTTCATCAAGACGGCTACCTCCGGGAATGAACCTCAACAAGCTTGTTATTCTGGAGGTGATTTGTAGCCAGATAACTCATCTCTGCGACGAAAAAGCAGAAGAACACCCAAAC ATACAACATGGAAAACTTAAAGTGCTTAATTTGAGTGGATGCGTATCCCTAGAGGAACTTCCTGCTACTCTAATCTATACCCAGTTGCAGATCCTGGACTTGCATAATTGTCATTCGCTCAGAAGTCTGCCCATTACGGTGGGAACCCAGTTGCGGATCCTGGACTTGCATAATTGTCATTCACTCAGAAGCCTCCCCGATACGGTGGGAAGCTTCCGTAGCTTAGTTTCTCTCAACATGAAAGGCTCTGGTGTTTCTTGTTTGCCTGAGGATTTCGATATGCTTTCAAGTCTGGAAGAATTGGATCTGTCTTGGTGTAAGAATTTGCACAATCTTCCAGCTAATTTTGGCAATCTGACTCGGTTGGAAAGATTAGAAATTCATCACAATCCTAAGCTTAGAGAGCTACCAGATACCATTGGCGGCCTAAAAGCTTTGGCGTATCTGGATGCCGGCTACTGCCAACTGTGTGATGATGGACTCCCAGACGGAACATTCGAATTGTCTTCATTAAGAGTAATCCATCTCGAGCAAAACGGATTTTGCAGTCTCCCGAGCGGCTTAGAAAAGTTAAGTGCACTTTGGGAGCTGCATTTGGATGGGTGCAGCAAGCTTTCCAACTTGCCAGCGGTCCCGTCATCTTTGGAGATGCTCTACGCCCGCGACTGCGCTCGTCTCGACAATTTACCCTGCTTGTCCGGATTGACGAGTCTCATTCGATTAGACGTCAGCAAATCACGTCATCTGGTGACGCTAGCCGGGTTAGATTCTTTGCAAGGATTAACCACGTTAAGGTTAATGGGGTGTCAGAATATGTCCACCGACACACTGGCAAACTGTTTCCAGGGTCTCAAATCTTTGGAGAGTGTTTTCTTTGGCGGGCCTGGCGTCTCCAGATTTCAACTCCAATCTTTCTATGATTCCCTCCAG TATTTGCAGGCCATCTCTTTCCAAACCCAATGTCTAATTTCAAGTCAAGTGATCAAACCAACCTGGCATCATGCCGAAGCAAATGGACAGAAAGGGGAGAAAGACAATTGTCTTGAATTATGTGCAGATCAGAATGAGATTAAATATTGTGCAGGATATATTGTCTGTTGCCTTTCCCTGGGCCAAGTCTTTAATCAGGAAGGTACGAACAGACTGTGCTGCGGAATTAACAGGAAGCACGATTTAGGGCCACGCAAAGTGATCCATCCAGACATAGGTTATGGAGGGGAAGATGTGTTGGAAATACGCGTTGTTCGAGTAGAGAGTAATTTAAACTTCAAATGGCTGAGAATGGGAGATAGACTGACCGTGAATGCATGTTCTGATCATCAGCAatggaaggcatgtttcaaatttttgatgtacGAAGAAGCTGATGCAACTTATCCTCCTGCAGAAGAAGAATGGATCCCTACTAAAATAACATTTGGTGTGTGA